A DNA window from Vigna angularis cultivar LongXiaoDou No.4 chromosome 1, ASM1680809v1, whole genome shotgun sequence contains the following coding sequences:
- the LOC108321461 gene encoding transcription factor MYB1R1 yields MNQTKSKMCTAEKDGIMLFGVRLTLPDNNPTVFRKSASMNNLSPNSESPPPHHPNAGYASEDVVHLCRRTRKRGIPWTEEEHRQFLLGLQNVGKGDWRGISRNFVKTRTPTQVASHAQKYFLRRHTHNRRRRRSSLFDITTDSVKEEERAVPSARSKPVLPALPSLKMAELDLNGRSLSLKLRLPESEEPSPVTFELV; encoded by the exons ATGAACCAAACCAAATCCAAAATGTGTACGGCGGAGAAAGACGGGATCATGCTCTTCGGCGTGCGCCTCACCCTACCCGATAACAACCCCACCGTTTTCAGAAAGAGTGCCAGCATGAACAATCTCTCCCCAAACTCTGAATCGCCTCCGCCGCACCATCCCAATGCAGGCTACGCCTCAGAAGACGTCGTTCACCTCTGCCGTCGCACACGCAAGCGAG GGATTCCGTGGACGGAGGAGGAGCACAGGCAGTTCCTGTTGGGATTACAGAACGTTGGGAAAGGAGATTGGAGAGGAATTTCTAGAAACTTCGTCAAGACTCGAACGCCCACTCAGGTCGCTAGTCACGCTCAAAAGTATTTTCTCCGCCGTCACACTCACAATCGCCGCCGCCGGAGATCTAGTCTCTTCGATATCACCACCGACTCG GTGAAGGAAGAGGAACGAGCGGTGCCGTCAGCTAGGTCGAAACCGGTTTTGCCGGCACTTCCGTCTTTGAAAATGGCTGAGCTGGACTTGAATGGGAGGTCGCTCTCGCTGAAGCTGAGGTTGCCGGAGTCGGAGGAACCGTCGCCGGTGACTTTTGAGCTTGTCTAG